A region from the Rhinoderma darwinii isolate aRhiDar2 chromosome 2, aRhiDar2.hap1, whole genome shotgun sequence genome encodes:
- the ARF3 gene encoding ADP-ribosylation factor 3 produces the protein MGNIFGNLLKSLIGKKEMRILMVGLDAAGKTTILYKLKLGEIVTTIPTIGFNVETVEYKNISFTVWDVGGQDKIRPLWRHYFQNTQGLIFVVDSNDRERVNEAREELMRMLAEDELRDAVLLVFANKQDLPNAMNAAEITDKLGLHSLRHRNWYIQSTCATSGDGLYEGLDWLANQLKNKK, from the exons ATGGGAAACATCTTTGGAAACCTGCTCAAAAGTCTGATTGGGAAGAAGGAAATGCGAATACTCATGGTGGGACTTGATGCTGCTGGAAAGACCACCATATTATACAAACTGAAGCTTGGAGAGATTGTGACCACAATCCCAACTATAG GGTTCAATGTAGAAACGGTAGAATACAAGAACATCAGCTTCACAGTATGGGACGTTGGTGGCCAAGACAAGATCCGACCACTGTGGAGACATTATTTCCAGAACACTCAGG GGTTAATATTTGTGGTTGACAGTAATGACCGAGAACGGGTTAACGAAGCACGTGAGGAGTTAATGAGGATGTTGGCAGAAGATGAGCTTCGGGATGCTGTACTGCTTGTATTTGCAAATAAACAG GACCTTCCCAATGCTATGAATGCTGCAGAAATCACAGACAAGCTTGGCCTTCATTCTCTGCGTCATCGCAACTGGTACATTCAGTCCACCTGTGCCACCAGTGGAGATGGTCTCTACGAGGGCCTGGACTGGCTAGCCAACCAACTGAAGAACAAGAAGTAA